A region from the Lolium perenne isolate Kyuss_39 chromosome 4, Kyuss_2.0, whole genome shotgun sequence genome encodes:
- the LOC127294163 gene encoding F-box/LRR-repeat protein At3g26922, whose protein sequence is MPGGSKNKRAATTDGEDRLGALPDEILQHVLSFLPSCQTVRTCVLAQRWRDQWKSVPALRLHQDHFATDQHLSEFANQLLLFRGHAPIHGCDIVCTEGDIWRWIRYALSCQARVLRVDLLDVIEPWQLSDRRFISQQLVRLELVAVELRPGSLDFSSCPKLEVVNINDCIVNAKKIVSRSLTHLSITGCTFDIKSRTRISAPGLISLELDDFLGWTPVLERVPSLVTAFVRLGEFCDDHCFLSYYGNCGGFSGRCKCDESVHSDHPVLVAALSQATDLKLVSRPQVFIFRKDLKRRPSFTKLKTLLLNEWCVAANFAALVYFLQHSPILEKLTIELDKTPESVFETDGDCNPGQQPIASKRLQVVQVKYHKDRVLAVHKILKILITGGVPSEKVVIERMISWTSGSFSFQRRAE, encoded by the exons ATGCCTGGCGGGTCCAAGAACAAGAGAGCGGCCACAACCGACGGGGAGGACCGCCTCGGCGCCCTCCCGGACGAGATCCTCCAGCACGTGCTGTCGTTCCTGCCCTCGTGCCAGACCGTGCGGACCTGCGTGCTCGCCCAGCGCTGGCGCGACCAATGGAAGTCCGTGCCCGCCCTGCGCCTCCATCAAGACCACTTCGCGACCGACCAGCACCTATCAGAGTTCGCCAACCAGCTTCTGCTCTTCCGTGGCCACGCTCCTATACATGGGTGTGACATCGTTTGCACCGAAGGTGACATCTGGCGGTGGATCCGGTACGCTCTATCATGCCAAGCTCGCGTGCTTCGAGTTGATCTCCTTGATGTAATCGAGCCCTGGCAGCTGTCCGATAGGCGTTTCATCTCCCAGCAATTGGTTAGGCTAGAGCTTGTCGCGGTGGAGCTGAGGCCAGGCTCCCTTGATTTCTCGAGCTGTCCCAAGTTGGAGGTGGTAAATATCAACGATTGCATAGTCAACGCGAAGAAGATCGTGTCCCGATCATTAACACATTTGAGCATCACTGGCTGCACTTTCGATATAAAGTCCCGCACTCGGATTTCTGCCCCGGGTCTGATTTCGTTGGAACTTGATGACTTTCTTGGCTGGACTCCTGTGCTTGAGCGTGTGCCGTCGTTGGTGACAGCATTTGTCAGGCTTGGTGAATTCTGCGACGATCATTGCTTTTTAAGTTATTATGGGAATTGCGGTGGCTTTTCTGGTCGATGCAAGTGTGACGAATCAGTTCACAGCGATCACCCTGTGCTCGTTGCTGCTTTGTCACAGGCCACAGATTTAAAGTTGGTATCTCGTCCTCAAGTG TTCATTTTCAGAAAGGATTTGAAGAGAAGACCATCCTTTACCAAGCTAAAAACATTGTTGCTCAATGAATGGTGTGTGGCTGCTAACTTCGCTGCACTGGTTTACTTTCTCCAACACTCACCAATTCTGGAAAAGCTTACTATTGAATTGGACAAG ACACCAGAATCTGTGTTTGAAACAGATGGAGACTGCAACCCTGGCCAACAACCCATAGCATCTAAACGCCTTCAGGTGGTTCAAGTAAAATATCACAAGGACAGGGTGCTTGCGGTCCACAAAATTTTGAAGATTCTGATTACTGGTGGTGTACCTTCTGAGAAAGTTGTCATTGAGCGAATGATCTCGTGGACTTCTGGAA GTTTCAGTTTCCAGCGGAGGGCAGAGTAG